The genome window cagcgccgcctgcgccactccgactgcagtgccactcgacagagtgagtctgacaggcagtcaggccttgccaaaggcgccatagcgaactccgctccgcccgaccccagggctcggactcgggctaagacccggaagacggcgaactccgctccgcccgaccccagggctcggactcgggctaagacccggaagacggcgaactccgctccgcccgaccccagggctcggactcgggctaagacccggaagacggcgaactccgctccgcccgaccccagggctcggactcgggctaagacccggaagacggcgaactccgctccgcccgaccccagggctcggactcgggctaagacccggaagacggcgaactccgctccgcctgaccccagggctcggactcgggctaagacccggaagacggcgaactccgctccgcccgaccccagggctcggactcgggctaagaaccggaagacgacgaaactccgcctcgcccgacctcagggctcggactccgccctggcctcggccaaacgatctccgcctcgcccgacccgggggctcgggctcggcctcggcaacggaagacagaatcgacctcggcttcggaggagcccccacgttgccctgcctagggcacaggcccgccacgtcaacaggaagcgccatcatcgtcctaccccgaatcgactcgggtcacggagaacaagaccggcgtcccatccggctagctccgccggatgggcaatgatggcgctccacgagctctgtgacgacggcggccctcagctctcttacggaagcagggcgacgtcagcaaggactcgaccgctccaacagctgtccctccgccaggctccgtcgctcctccgacagccacgacatcacgccagcaaggtgccaagacctctccggctgccacattggcatgtacctagggcgctagctctctctccgctagacacgtagcactctgctacaccccccattgtacacctggatcctctccttacgactataaaagggaggaccagagccttcttagaaaaggttggccgcgcgggaccgaggacggggcaggcgctctcttggggccgctcgcttccctcacccgcgtggacgtttgtaaccccctactgcaagcgcacccgactgggcgcgggacgaacacgaaggccgcgggacttccacctctctcacgcccgactccggccacctcgcctctcccccttcgcgctcgcccacgcgctcgacccatctgggctggggcacgcagcacattcactcgtcggcttagggaccctctgtctcgaaacgccgacaacatgtAATCTCAGACAAGCCACAAAAAAAAAACGATAATGCCGCGCACCCACGGGTTGCATGTTAAAAGGTTCTTAGTACAACGTAAACGTGTATAGTGTACATGTAGCGAACACAATCCAGCAAACCCTAGGTCATTGCGGACATAATTTTTACCGTACAAAAACCTTCCTGGAGCATTATTCTTGATGATTCTTGTTTCTGATTGCTCCCTTATCGTCACAAAGAGTAATACCTTGGTGTAAAAATGGTGCGTCGCAGTACAGTTAAGATTGTGGTATGCAGGCAATCATACCTCTGTTTTCAGTTGGCATCTTTGTCCGTTTCAGAACTAACGATTGGCAGGTTCCTTCTGTATTGCGGGGATGTTAATCTCCTCTCCAATGGCGTCTTCCTCTTACTCACGACGAATCTATTCACCCCCTTCCTCATCGGCATTATCTCAGGGAAGTCCTCGTCGGGAATATTCGCCAGCTCAGAGATGTCCTTTATCTGAGCTGCCCTCCTAAACCATCTCTCAGCCTTAGCTTCCTCAGACATGTCTAGAGGATCAGGATCCTTCACAGCAGATCCTTCCAAGCTCTTTCCAGTATAACCTCTGTTCGAGTTTCCTCCATAACCTGAGCTGTGAACCGAGTGATTAGCATTCACGGAACTACTGCTTCTAGTGGCATTGCTATTGTCAGCAAATGGACCACTCTGGttattgttgttgctgctgctccaTGCACTGTTGCTGCTGGCACTCCATGTATCATTGTAGTTATAATCACGATTGCTGTTGCAGCTGGTATTGTCGTTCCTAATACACCCGTTATAGGAATTGTTACCACTCCAAGCATTATTGTTGTTATAATTAGAGTTGTCACTCCAGGCATTGTTGCTGTTATTGTTATCGCTGCTCCAATAACCGTTGTTGCTATAACCTGAGTTATAATAAGATCGCTTTTCAAAGTTAGCTTCATGGTAAGTAGATTCGCCCCTACTCCCATTAATGTTCCCCTCGGAGTTGCCTGTGTTCCCAGAGCCAGTATATGCATTACCACTAGGCCTAAATTCTTGAGATTGTGATTGATATTGATAGTAATTCCTGTTCCAGTTCTCATTATTCAGGTTACCTTTTGGCTGACCGTCTCCTGACATAATTCCTGTGTGTGTAGTACTCTCTATTGGCGTATCTTTCTTGCCAAAGTAGCCAGGAGGAAAAGGAACAAATGGGACAAAATCAGAACTGTCTGCCTGCTCGAGAATACTGCGCCTTTTGTACTGCTGTGATGTCAATGAGCGATCTTTTTTCTTACTAACAACAAATCGATTTTCACCTTTCCTTATTGGCATAATCTCAGGAAAATTTTCATCGGAAATTGCACTTGGAGAATCCTTTACATTGTCAAGTTCTGCTACTTTCTCGGACCATTTCTCAGCAGTATCTAATGATTCCATACTTCGCCTCTCAGGTAAAGGCACTGTATTATTTGCCATAGAACTGCCATCTTCTACATTgtttttttcattctcatttctctgTCGATCATTACTCTCTGGTTTAGCAAAGAGATCTGCAGACAGGGGCTCAAAGGGAACAGGGTCAATGCCACTGAGGTGATCTATTGATTTCTTCGGAGCTTCCATAGTTGCATCACTAGTAACAGATTGATTGTTTGGGGCTGCAGTAGGAGCTGAACTCCCAAGTATCCTGTCCAAAGTTTGACTTATCTTTGGGTCGGACAATGTGAGGATATTGTTACTGCTGTACTGTGCATTTGCAAGCCTTCTCTCCAGTGGTGTTTTGCGTGTGCTAACCACAAACTTATTCACCCCCTTGCGCATAGGCATAATCTCAGGAAAGTCCTCATCTTCTGCTAGACTACTTAAGTCTGCTGAATCATGAAGTTGAGATACTTTGCTCAACCATCTCTCTGCCTTTTCATCATTTTCAGCAAGTTTTCTCTCAATTTCAGATTTACCAACACTTGTTGTTACCTTGAGAAGCTGCTGTACCACACCACCTAAATCAGCACCAACAGATGTAGGATGCGGTGGGATTGTTGCTGGCCTCTTGCAATCACATTTTAAGCATGACATA of Zea mays cultivar B73 chromosome 8, Zm-B73-REFERENCE-NAM-5.0, whole genome shotgun sequence contains these proteins:
- the LOC100273872 gene encoding uncharacterized protein LOC100273872 — translated: MGGASKLLSSFLLTSSPLRLRPATAAAAALFLSPPAAASRRLFLLSLPSPHRTLYISSASASLPHGSSSACPPPPLRAPFPEWSRLVDRLAATGYGSGLPFSADDLALVSGCVLSDGEQAAVSTCLAFARDRPDLLSSLQRKDVEVLVGNVAPSLFKDGEASGQRLRRYLAGEETDVTVSERAGTVDIVRYLLSYIYGSSDICSEDKELTDLAVRNIMVELVSFSALSQSSTSVELTPNQICSSQHEQFSRPPGQNIEMKRGDWICTRCSFMNFARNVRCLECNEQRPKKMLTGGEWECPQCDFYNYGRNMSCLKCDCKRPATIPPHPTSVGADLGGVVQQLLKVTTSVGKSEIERKLAENDEKAERWLSKVSQLHDSADLSSLAEDEDFPEIMPMRKGVNKFVVSTRKTPLERRLANAQYSSNNILTLSDPKISQTLDRILGSSAPTAAPNNQSVTSDATMEAPKKSIDHLSGIDPVPFEPLSADLFAKPESNDRQRNENEKNNVEDGSSMANNTVPLPERRSMESLDTAEKWSEKVAELDNVKDSPSAISDENFPEIMPIRKGENRFVVSKKKDRSLTSQQYKRRSILEQADSSDFVPFVPFPPGYFGKKDTPIESTTHTGIMSGDGQPKGNLNNENWNRNYYQYQSQSQEFRPSGNAYTGSGNTGNSEGNINGSRGESTYHEANFEKRSYYNSGYSNNGYWSSDNNNSNNAWSDNSNYNNNNAWSGNNSYNGCIRNDNTSCNSNRDYNYNDTWSASSNSAWSSSNNNNQSGPFADNSNATRSSSSVNANHSVHSSGYGGNSNRGYTGKSLEGSAVKDPDPLDMSEEAKAERWFRRAAQIKDISELANIPDEDFPEIMPMRKGVNRFVVSKRKTPLERRLTSPQYRRNLPIVSSETDKDAN